A region of the Roseiflexus sp. RS-1 genome:
TCGCCCGACCGCCACGCCCCGCCCGACCGCCACACCCCGCCCGACTGCCACACCGCTCCCGACCGCAGCGCCAACTGCGCAACCGCAACCGACGATCATGCCCACGAGTCCGTCAGGTGGAACGGGGACAGGCTCAGGAATGCTGATCCCGGTTGTTATTGATCGCCTGGAAACATTCAGCCATCCGCAGCGATTGTTCAGCATCGACGTGCCGGTCGGCTGGAGTTTGCAGGAAAACGCGAATGCGAACACGCTGGTCTATATCTGGACCGATGCTGCTGAAAACGGGCTGATCATCCTGAGCATCACCGAGTCGCAGGAAGCGTTGACGCAGGACGATCTGGTGGAGCGTGCGACTTCATTCGTCAACATCTTCAAGGACGAGAAGGATTTCTCGATGGACCCGCCGGAAAAACTGCGCAGCGGCGGCGTGCAGATCATCTGGAGTTACACTGCGCAGGCGAGCGGCGGGGTCGATGCGCCATTGCTGGCGAATACATTCGTCTACCGGGATGTCGATAAAGTGTCGCTCCTGACGTTCGGCATTCCGAGAGAACAGTTCGACGAACTCAAATCCCCGCTCGATGCCATCCTGCAATCGTATGTGATCGATCCCGCCGTTCCTCTCTCGGGTGATTCGTCCGTCACGCGCTTTGCGTTCGATTTTATCGACGATGACAACGCCTGGGTGACCGACTCCTCGGCGAGTCTCCAGGCAGTGATCGAAGAGGGGGTCTATCGCATTACGCTCAGCGATTCCGATCTGTACTACCTGACGGCGCCGGACGTCAGCCCGGCAAACGACCTGGAGGTGAGTGCGGATGTGCTGATCAACGGCAATTCGCGCGCTGGCGTCGCGGTGCGTTACAGCCCAGGCAGTCGAGGCAATGCTAAGAACTACTACGCCTGCTGGATCGATGGGCGTGACCGGTACGGCTGTTTCGTCTCGGTCGATGACCGCTGGACGACGCTGCGCGAGCCGATCAGCAATGCCGCCATCAAGCCGGGAAGGGTCAACCGGGTATCGCTGAGAGCAGAGGGGAACAGGATTAGCTTCAGTGTGAATGGCGTTCAATTGCAGACCTTTACCGATACCCGCGTCGCTGCCGGACAGGCGGCGCTCTATCTGGAAAACTTTGACACCCAGGCAGGCGCGGATTTTGACAACGTGGTTGTCACGCTGTTGAAATAAGATTGTGCGACACGTCATCGTTCGCGGCCTGAAAGCGCGCGGTTGCCGTATCGCGCGCTTTCATTTATAATACGCTGCGTCAGACGCGCCTGTAAGCGCAAGGCTCCCAGGAGAACGATATGAGCCAGCTGGGCGAGCGCCTGCGCGCGGCTCGCGAAAGTCAGGGCATCAGCCTGGCGCAGGCTGCTGCCGAAACGCGCATCCTGCAGCGGTATCTTGTTGCGCTTGAAGATGGCGATTACCAGAATCTTCCCGGTGATGTGTACACACGCGGCTTTATTCGGAACTATGCCGCGTTTCTCGGTCTCTCGGCGGACGAGTTGATCGAACTGTACCGCTATGAGCGCGGGCGTACCGATCCGATCCGGGTTGTTCCGGCGACATCCAATCCCCGCGTGCATGGATGTGTTGCTCCGAGCCTGATCGGTGTCTTCTTCGTAGTGCTGGCGATGGTCGGCGTGACATACCTGGTGTTGAGCGCGACCAACCGGATCGGCGAGAATGCGCAACTCGCGACGATCCCAACGGCAACCATCCCACCTGCGCCAAGTCCATTGCCGACCGTACCGCGCGAAGCGACGACCGCGCCATTGCTGCCGGAGACGGCGACGCCTGCCGTAGCTGGCGTTGAAGTTGCGCCGTCTCCAACGCCCACCCGTGAGCCAGAAGCGCCGATCGTGCTCGAAGTGCGGATCGATCCGGGCGATAATCCTGGATCGTGGCTTGAGATTAAAACCGATGGGGAATCGGTTTTTCGCCGGGTGCTGGCGCCAGGACGTTCGGTGCGCTTTACCGCTCGCCGGTCGGTATCGGTGCGCGCCGGAAATGCCGCGGTTGTGACGGTTGTGATCAATGATCAGGAACGCCGCCTCGGAACGAGACCCGGTGAAGTGGTAACGTTCGAGTGGCCGCCGTAAGCGGGAGGATATGCTATGCCTGCTGAAAGCACATTCGATATCGTCTCAGATTTTGATCGTCAGGAACTGATCAATGCGGTCGATCAGGCGCGGCGCGAAGTGGCGACGCGCTATGATTTGAAAGATACGAAAACTGAGATCGTGCTAAGCGAGAAGGAATTGACGATTACGACCGAATCGGAAATGCACCTGACCGCAGTGCGCGATCTCATTCAGACGAGGGCGCTGCGGCGCAATCTTTCGATCAAGATTTTTAAGTTCGGTCCGATCCAGGAAGTCAGCGGCGGTCGTGTACGTCAGGTTGCGCTGTTACAGCGCGGTATTCCTGAAGATGTGGCGAAAAAACTGGCGAAACTCATTCGCGATCATTTTCCAAAAGTGCAACCGCGCATTCAGGGCGATGTACTGCGGGTCGGGAGCAAAAGCCGCGATGAGTTGCAGGCAGTCATTCGTCTGGTCAAAGAACATCAGGATGAGTTCGCTATTCCGCTCCAATTTACCAATTATCGCTAAGAGATGAAGTTTCATATTATTACCCTTGGGTGTCCGAAAAATCAGGTTGATAGCGAGGGCATGAGCAGCATTCTGGCGGCACAGGGGCATACGCCGGTCGCACATGCCGACGATGCCGATGTGGTCGTCGTGAATACCTGTTCCTTCATCGCTGCGGCGCGGGAAGAGACCCTCGACGTGCTGCGTGAAGTCGCTGCCCGCAAAACGCCTGGTCAATACCTGGTCGCAGCCGGTTGTATGGCAGAAAGCCACAGCGCGCTTGTTGCGGCAGCGCCCGGGGTCGATGCGCTGCTCAGCACCCGCGAGTGGATGCGCATCGGGGACGTGGTCGACACCCTTCAGCGTGAACCGGCGGTCGCTGCATCCTCGGCAGCGCGCGAGATCATTCCTCTCTCCAGCGCTCCCGCCTCGTCCGACGATCTGCGCGTCCCTGGCGCATACGCCGACTGGCGTACCGCGCCGATCCGTCGGCGCATTACCGGTCCCTCGGCGTATCTGAAGATTTCCGATGGGTGCAATCTTCGCTGTGCGTTCTGCACCATTCCGTCGTTCAAAGGCGATATGCGCTCCAAAGCGGTAGGGGCGATCCTTGGCGAAGCGCAGGAACTGGCAGACGCCGGGGTGAAAGAGATCGTGCTGGTGGCGCAGCACCTGACCGACTACGGGCGCGATCTGGGGTTGAAGGACGGTCTGGCGCTGTTGCTCGACGAACTCTGTGCGGTGTTGCCGAAGGATAGATGGGTGCGCCTGATGTACGCCTACCCCCACGGCATCAGCGAGCGCCTGATTGCCACGATGGCGCGCCATCCGCAGATCTGCCATTACCTGGATATGCCGTTGCAGCATGCCCATCCCGAAACGCTGCGCCGGATGCACCGCCCGCCCGACAGTGATCGCACCAGACGCCTGATTGCCGACCTGCGCGCGGCGATGCCCGATATTGCGCTGCGCTCGACATTCATCATCGGCTTTCCAGGGGAGACCAGTGCCGAATTTCGGGCGTTGACGGCGTTTCTCGAAGAAGTGCAGTTCGACCGGGTAGGGGTCTTTCGCTATTCACGCGAGCCAGGCACGCCAGCAGCAGCGTTGCCGGATCAGATACCACAGCGAGTCATTGAGCGCCGCTGGCATACGATCATGCGCTTACAGCAGGGTATTTCGCGCCAGCGCAACCGTCGCTGGGTCGGGCGTGTCATTCGGGTGCTGGTGGAGGGACAGGGACAGACCGACGACGGGCGCCTGCTGAGCGTCGGACGCTCTTTCCGCGATGCTCCCGAAGTCGATGGACAGGTGTTGTTCTGGGGAACCGCCGCCACTGGCACATTCGTTGATGTGCGGGTGACGCAGGCACTCGACTATGACCTGTGGGGTGAGATGGTCGAAGCGCCTGCGGACGATGCGAGGAGTGAAAACGGGACGTAGCGTGCCCGGTGTTATGTGCGCTACTCCCGTTTTAATGTTCACACTCCTCGTCTTCTCTTCAAGCGGCGATGCGTGCCTGGATGGTCTTCTGGATGCGTCGCAGTTCGTTCGGGTTCCGGCGCGCAAGGTAGTCGATCATATAATCGACCGCCGTTGTGCTGTAGTCATCCAGCAAGCCGTCGAGCACCTGCTGCACCACCATGGTGACGAAATCGGACTCGCTGATCGCTGGTGTGTACACATATGCCAGTCCTTCGCGGTGGCGGCGCAACACACCCTTTTCGGCGAGGCGGCTCATAGTCGTCATCACCGTGGTATAGGCGATCTCACGCTGCTGCGATAGTTTGCGATGGACTTTCTTGACCGTGCTGCGCTCGTCCTGCCAGATGATCTGCATAATGTCCGTCTCGAGCGGTCCGAGCACTTTGACCAGTCCATCCTTGGTGGGGCTGAAGCGAAAACGCATGTTCAGCGGCATCGACGCTACTCCTTTCGGTGGCGTTAGTGGCGCTACGGATTGTACCGACGAGCGCCAGCATGTTCGGAATATCGGGTGCGCTCTACTCATATGCAGTGTACTAACGCCGCGCGCAAACCTCAAGAGCAGCGGATTACTGACCGGTTACATAAGATTACGGTAGGATGACACCTATGAAGCACTCAGATGAGCGAACAGCGATCGAGGCGGCGATGCGTGCGGCGTTTCCGCTGGCGGATGAACGGGTGGCGCGCTTCTATGCGATGCAGGAGTATCACCTCGGCTGGCGCGACGAAGAATTGCGTCCGGCGACGTTCGATCCAGGCAAACTGTTGCGCCCGCGCCTCTGCCTGTTGAGCTGTCGTGCTGTTGGCGGCGACCCGCGCGATGCCCTGCCGCTGGCGGCAGCGATCCAGTTAATCCACGATTTCTCGCTGATCCACGATGATATTCAGGATCAGAGCGATACGCGTCGCGGTCGCCCGACGGTGTGGAAACTGTGGGGTCTGGCGCAGGGGATCAATACCGGCGATGGCATGTTTACTGTTGCGCATCTGTCGCTCCACCGCCTGGCGCTGACCAGCCTGCCAGCGGCGACGATCCTCGATGTGCTGCGGCGGTTCGATGAGACCATCCTGACCATTTGCGAGGGTCAGTTTCTTGATCTGAGCTACGAGGGGAACCTGGAGATCGATGAAGCCGCCTACCTGGCGATGATCGAGCGCAAGACAGCGGCGCTGATCGCTGCTTCTGCCGAACTTGGCGCACTCGTCGGTGGCGCCGATGAAGAGACGATCCAGGCGCTGTCCGATTTCGGGCGTGCGCTCGGTCTGGCGTTTCAGATCGAGGATGATGTGCTGGGTATCTGGGGCGATCCCGCTGTCACCGGTAAGCCGTTCGCTGCCGATCTGTACCGTCGTAAACTCAGCCTGCCCGTCATTCACGCATTGACGACCTCTCCCGACCGTGAGCGTCTGATGAACCTCTATGCGCAGGCGACACTCGACGATGACGCTGTGCGTCAGGCGCTGGCGATCCTTGATGCTGCGGGATCGCGGGTGTATGCGGAAGCAACCGCTGCGGCGTACCACGGCGAGGCGTTTGCTGCGCTTGATCGCGCGCGCGGTGATGCGGCGGCGCTGGAAGAATTGCGCGCGATTGCAACCAGCCTGCTGGGACGGCGCGCCTGAACGTTTGAACGTTCCTGCCTGCTGCGCGGGTGGAGGCA
Encoded here:
- a CDS encoding YajQ family cyclic di-GMP-binding protein: MPAESTFDIVSDFDRQELINAVDQARREVATRYDLKDTKTEIVLSEKELTITTESEMHLTAVRDLIQTRALRRNLSIKIFKFGPIQEVSGGRVRQVALLQRGIPEDVAKKLAKLIRDHFPKVQPRIQGDVLRVGSKSRDELQAVIRLVKEHQDEFAIPLQFTNYR
- a CDS encoding helix-turn-helix domain-containing protein yields the protein MSQLGERLRAARESQGISLAQAAAETRILQRYLVALEDGDYQNLPGDVYTRGFIRNYAAFLGLSADELIELYRYERGRTDPIRVVPATSNPRVHGCVAPSLIGVFFVVLAMVGVTYLVLSATNRIGENAQLATIPTATIPPAPSPLPTVPREATTAPLLPETATPAVAGVEVAPSPTPTREPEAPIVLEVRIDPGDNPGSWLEIKTDGESVFRRVLAPGRSVRFTARRSVSVRAGNAAVVTVVINDQERRLGTRPGEVVTFEWPP
- the rimO gene encoding 30S ribosomal protein S12 methylthiotransferase RimO; this encodes MKFHIITLGCPKNQVDSEGMSSILAAQGHTPVAHADDADVVVVNTCSFIAAAREETLDVLREVAARKTPGQYLVAAGCMAESHSALVAAAPGVDALLSTREWMRIGDVVDTLQREPAVAASSAAREIIPLSSAPASSDDLRVPGAYADWRTAPIRRRITGPSAYLKISDGCNLRCAFCTIPSFKGDMRSKAVGAILGEAQELADAGVKEIVLVAQHLTDYGRDLGLKDGLALLLDELCAVLPKDRWVRLMYAYPHGISERLIATMARHPQICHYLDMPLQHAHPETLRRMHRPPDSDRTRRLIADLRAAMPDIALRSTFIIGFPGETSAEFRALTAFLEEVQFDRVGVFRYSREPGTPAAALPDQIPQRVIERRWHTIMRLQQGISRQRNRRWVGRVIRVLVEGQGQTDDGRLLSVGRSFRDAPEVDGQVLFWGTAATGTFVDVRVTQALDYDLWGEMVEAPADDARSENGT
- a CDS encoding family 16 glycoside hydrolase encodes the protein MMHSFRLSALVALVALVLSGCSVSLGTPPTATPEPRPTATPRPTATPRPTATPLPTAAPTAQPQPTIMPTSPSGGTGTGSGMLIPVVIDRLETFSHPQRLFSIDVPVGWSLQENANANTLVYIWTDAAENGLIILSITESQEALTQDDLVERATSFVNIFKDEKDFSMDPPEKLRSGGVQIIWSYTAQASGGVDAPLLANTFVYRDVDKVSLLTFGIPREQFDELKSPLDAILQSYVIDPAVPLSGDSSVTRFAFDFIDDDNAWVTDSSASLQAVIEEGVYRITLSDSDLYYLTAPDVSPANDLEVSADVLINGNSRAGVAVRYSPGSRGNAKNYYACWIDGRDRYGCFVSVDDRWTTLREPISNAAIKPGRVNRVSLRAEGNRISFSVNGVQLQTFTDTRVAAGQAALYLENFDTQAGADFDNVVVTLLK
- a CDS encoding polyprenyl synthetase family protein is translated as MKHSDERTAIEAAMRAAFPLADERVARFYAMQEYHLGWRDEELRPATFDPGKLLRPRLCLLSCRAVGGDPRDALPLAAAIQLIHDFSLIHDDIQDQSDTRRGRPTVWKLWGLAQGINTGDGMFTVAHLSLHRLALTSLPAATILDVLRRFDETILTICEGQFLDLSYEGNLEIDEAAYLAMIERKTAALIAASAELGALVGGADEETIQALSDFGRALGLAFQIEDDVLGIWGDPAVTGKPFAADLYRRKLSLPVIHALTTSPDRERLMNLYAQATLDDDAVRQALAILDAAGSRVYAEATAAAYHGEAFAALDRARGDAAALEELRAIATSLLGRRA
- a CDS encoding BlaI/MecI/CopY family transcriptional regulator, with amino-acid sequence MPLNMRFRFSPTKDGLVKVLGPLETDIMQIIWQDERSTVKKVHRKLSQQREIAYTTVMTTMSRLAEKGVLRRHREGLAYVYTPAISESDFVTMVVQQVLDGLLDDYSTTAVDYMIDYLARRNPNELRRIQKTIQARIAA